The Hippoglossus stenolepis isolate QCI-W04-F060 chromosome 12, HSTE1.2, whole genome shotgun sequence genome segment TGGACCAGATCTGGGCCAAAACTATTTAGCAATATTATAaagcaaacatgtttgataGACAATTTTGGTCTCAGTTGCTGCCTACtgggacacaaaaaaaacctgacacCATTTCTgattttggggaaaaaaatactcGAGAcgtgtgtttgattttcatcattttagatTTCAAAACCAATGTGCAAATACACCCAATCCATGTGTTCTGtaccaatcagagcagagaaaagcTGATGAATAAGAGGGCATGCGTCCGGATATTTATGACAATCATGATCTgttctctgtcttcctcccctCCTGAGTTCCATAAGGCACAAAAATAACCATCAACCTAATCAACAGGGCTAAAGGACAGACAACACACTGCAGTGAGATCAACACGTACCTCTATCGTCATCTAGTGGACAGGCTGTGGAGGCCATGTCTGTCCGTCTGGCTATTTTCTTTATAGTTACCTACATTCACTGTTATACACCAAATCAGGGgtataaacatgttaaatacGAGCATTTTCTAGGAAATAAATAGagtgtctttttttcatccCCCTCTCGCCTCAGTTGTGTGAGGTCATGTGTCTGGACAGGTGGTGGCGCTCCCGGAAGTATTCGTGGCAGATCGGGCAGGTGAGTTTCTCCTCCCGGCGCCTCCTCACTTGGGACTCCACTGCAAACTCCTTCTTGTGGTGGGAGCGCATGTGGAAGACGAGGTCGGAGGTCATGCGGAAGGACAGGTTGCACTTGGCGCACCAGTTCTGCACCGACACGCCGAAGGAGGTGTACGTCGGCGGGAGGATGGTGAGGGAGGACGCCGTCTGCAGCTGTGCGCCGACGCTCCTGGACCAGTGCTCCGGTGCGTAATGGAAAGTGTTGTTCAGCGCCACCGGGGAGGGTCCGCTTTGTAAGTCCCCGCTTAGGACGCTGGACGCCATCAGGTTGTTGTATCCCAAAACGGCCCTGGGGGTGAAAACGTCCGGCAGCTCCTCTAGGCGGCTAGAGGGGGCTGTTGCCGCGCTGCTGAGATGCACCTGGGGGTCGATGGGAGAAGTTCTTTTGCTCGGTTTGCAGAAAGCACTTTTCTGTTCGCCCTGAATGTTGGACCTGACCAGAGAAAACGCACTGCTGCTGCGTGAGTGCCCCTCGGAGCTCTCTGCCATCTCTCGGCCGTGCGTAAAGGTCTCTTTGGCTCCCACCACGTcaacatcctcatcctcatcatcatcagcaacCTTACATCCCAAATGATCCGGTTTGATCTTATCGCCTTTCAGTTTCCCCGCAGAGGAGGACGCGTCTCCTGCGGCCTGGTCGTAACCTTTAACCAGCTGAGTAATGTTATCATCGtttgaaatatttgtcttttctaaTAGAACAGTTTTCCGGCCTTTGGGATAAAGCGTTTCCTCGTATTTCCTTCTCTTGGGATAAATCACTGCGTCCTCGTTGCCGCTGGATCTTTTGTGTTCCAGATCTCGGGCGATGTTGTGGAAATCTGTCACTCGGCGTTGCCTCTTTATTTCCACGTGCTTGTGCGCGTAAACCTCGCGGCTCCAGGGGTCACTCTTTACTTGTGTGCAGAGGAAACGGCAGTGGGCCAGGAAGGGATACTCGTTCTTGAAGACCTGGTTACATCTGCAACATCTGTACTCTATAACAGACAAAAAAGACAACATATGATTAGGAACGAATAAATCCATATTTTATGTGACATATATTGTGAAGTGTACATCATCACTCCGACATAATGACACGTTGAAATGAGACAGAGCTGCACCTCACCTTCCCCTGATCCTCTGCTCATGTCTGTGAAGCCCAGTAGGTGAGACAGCTCCTGGTCGTACcacaccagcagctcctcttcctgCCGGATGTCCCGGGTGGTCCGCACGTACAGCTGACCCGCTTTCAGAAAGGCCTCGGTGTTCTGCTCCTCTCCGTTGCGCGCAGCCTGCACGAGCCGCAGCCAGGACAGCACCAGCGCAGAATTACGCATGGCCTCAGGGTCCACCTGTTGACGACAGGAGTCACTGACATTTTTACACCGGCTTCCAAATGATCACATTTCAATCTATTTTGTTTCCTGGAAATtactaaaataatgaaatggCAAATTGTTAATCATTTTATGCAGGTGGCACTTGTAAGTGACGTTATTTAAATCGTAGTCATTTTGTTATGGCAGCTTCGTGaacattataaaataaagcaaaataaaatataaggcAAATACATGTGAACGTTTAAAATGGAGCCTGGTCACGAAATCACCAGGCTCCTGAAAATATGGAAAATTCCACCAACTGACCAAAGCAAATCTGTTCGGAGAGAAGTTCAAATGACAGCTGAACACAAAACTGTGCAACTCACCCGGAAAACGTAGGGCTTCGCTCTCCTGTCAAAGGATTTCTGCGCTATGAAGGCGATGGTGTCATAGAAAGTGTTTTGGAGCACACATGGACCAAAGCACGTGCCCGCGGGGATGCTGCGCGTAACGATCACGCTGCTGTAGAGATCCGCTGGATGCTGGAGGAATTTACTGTCACTGGTCCAGATGGACCGAGGCAGGAAACTGTGATCCATCGTCAAACTGTAATAAAATGCAAAGGGGTTAATGTCAAAGATGgaataaatattgttatttcaaGATCAAGTTAAAATCACGAGGCCTGATttaacagaattttttttttaaatcatgagaAACGTAAGAATACATTTTCATACTTAAAGTTTGttagtatttgttttattagaaGGGAGAAATAAGGCTACATGATATTATTGGACTGACATGCCGTCGGATACAGATGCTCGAAACCAACTCTGAATTGTCTTGCGAgcaatattgaaaataataatttctgcctcagtatttgtattttttttttctcctgctaGAAATTACGCGTCTCAACTGTGTCGCAGGCTCAGCCGGTACCGAGGCAAAATGATCTCTAACGTCCTTTGTCTCAGTTGTTTCACCCGGTTTCTCCTTTTGTCTCCCCATCTGCCGTGGAGACCAACTGCCTCCCGTGCGCGCAGGATAACTTCAATACGTTTTCTCCTAATTTATGAACAACATTAACGCACGGAGATTACGAGACTATTGATCCAGACCTCTCTGCTCAATAAAAACTATCTGATCTTAAAGggctttgtcttttttaaatgttgacagCTGAACGAGGTTGAATGACCTGCAGGTGCCAATCTGAAGATTCCTGTTTTCCTATTAATAAATGACGTTTGATAGAAAAAGACTGTGCGTCCCAGTGACCTGCAGCGGAGCATCAGTAGTATGTGCATGGACTCACCCGGcggacatggaggaggctgttGGTGCCGTGATGTGGCAGCAAGTTGCAGCTGGTGCAGTGGACCTCGCTAATGATGATGCGCTCGCGTTCCTTGGTGACGAGTTACTTATCCGACTGAATCCTCCTCTGTTCTGTCGTCCCCGCTCCTCTCCCACTCCCACTTATTCCCCTCAGAGAGCGCACTGGAGCGTTGCGCATTGATATAAACACGTGCGCGCTCacgcaatcacacacacgcgcgtgcACACACGCCTTGAATTTTAGACCCTTGGCAAAAGCGCCCTTGTCAGATTTACAGTCCTCTCCACGAAGATGAGAGATATGGGCGTTGGTATGGAGGCAGCAGTGATCATTTAATGAATATTTTGGGgtgtgtgtattaatgtgaTTAATTACAATACAACAACCATGCAGCTGGCTGACGTGGACATGCTGTGCACCACATGTGAAGAAGAGTAATACGGTATTTTCAGGTTTGTATCATCATGAGTCCAAGTCCCTGCTGCGTAATTACGCAATTTAAGGTAATGTGCTGGACTTCCTTAAGCCAGGAACACAACCTGAGGCAGGAGACCTCACACAGGCCTTCAGCAtaggtcaaataaaaaatccttATTATCTGTTAGtggacacattcacacatcttATTATGtgcagttttttaaatgaaagccACTCCACTTTGCGCATCACCCACTTTGCGCTTCAAGCTATGTGGGGAATCCAGAGACAGTTTTCGGTCACGACTCAGGAAACAATGAGTCCAGCCACACGAGACTTGCACGAGCCCTGGAAATGATCCTGGCTAATGTGGACGAATAGGAAATTGTAAAATTGGCCTCCATTACAGAACACGATGCATGCTGCCACCGGGCAAATGCATTATTCATAAACTAAATGTTTCTGTCTAATGAGCATTTAATGGATTATTCTGCATCAAAGCTTTGGTTTGGTTAAATGTCCTGGTTGTTATCGAGCCAACTTTGAGAAAGCAACCCACAACAGAATAAATAGGGGAATCCTCGGGTCTGGTTCAATGTGTAATCACACTATGggatgaaaaaatatattgtttcatGTGTGATAACATTTCCTCGACATCCACAGGAACACGTACTTTAGAAAACCTTTCAGCATCGCATCCTGTCATGGGTCGATTTACATTAAAGGCCGGTGATTAAATTGGGCCTGTCTGTGCAGTTCCTCTGTTCGACATGTGGGGGCGAAATGTCTCAGACTGTCGATGtgaattattttgaaaatactCATCCATTTACTGAATTATTGACTATTCAGAACAAATGATGGtggatttaaatttaatatgACTTTAAATCATCAaccaaaactgtttttattatttcaattcttaataatgaaaaacaataaagcaaaaaaatattgaggAGATGAAACTTTGCATCAAACAAGTTGAGCTTGAGTTTAATCAGCCATTTGTGATAAATGGCCTTATTCTGGTGTTTaagaaaatttaaaacaaaacagactcGATGATATTTTTCTCCATCCTATAAACGCGCCATAGGCCACCTTGTTATGTTGGGTTCATCCATTACAGCTGCAGGTATAGCAAAGTATTTTCctcattatttttcttctattggaatcttacttttacttttacttttagccACAATATTGCAGTTATATTGAGTTGTATTGAGTCTCATGGATATGATGATATATCGTGACCACcacaatacatttcatttcatttctgagaaatcaacttTTTATGTCAAACCAACCAGTTTCCTCCAACTTGTATGTGTATTGAACTTTTCTGGGCTCACTGCTTGGGGctcaatagttttttttttctgatttgaggagcagcatttttttcccctctttgtaAAAGTGGAGTTTTGAGTTTCTCCTCGGGTgtcgctcctctcctccatcctgccCTGCTCCATGCagtgcgttttttttttccctctctcggCCGAAAGAGAAAGACTTGGCAGCGCCCGGCTCCAACCGAACGAGGCTCCTGTTGGCTGAAAGCGCGCGACCTAAGAGGACAAAACACCGATGAACGACACGACAGACGCCCACAGCCGATTCAGAGACAGGCGgtagagag includes the following:
- the prdm8 gene encoding PR domain zinc finger protein 8, whose product is MSAGLTMDHSFLPRSIWTSDSKFLQHPADLYSSVIVTRSIPAGTCFGPCVLQNTFYDTIAFIAQKSFDRRAKPYVFRVDPEAMRNSALVLSWLRLVQAARNGEEQNTEAFLKAGQLYVRTTRDIRQEEELLVWYDQELSHLLGFTDMSRGSGEEYRCCRCNQVFKNEYPFLAHCRFLCTQVKSDPWSREVYAHKHVEIKRQRRVTDFHNIARDLEHKRSSGNEDAVIYPKRRKYEETLYPKGRKTVLLEKTNISNDDNITQLVKGYDQAAGDASSSAGKLKGDKIKPDHLGCKVADDDEDEDVDVVGAKETFTHGREMAESSEGHSRSSSAFSLVRSNIQGEQKSAFCKPSKRTSPIDPQVHLSSAATAPSSRLEELPDVFTPRAVLGYNNLMASSVLSGDLQSGPSPVALNNTFHYAPEHWSRSVGAQLQTASSLTILPPTYTSFGVSVQNWCAKCNLSFRMTSDLVFHMRSHHKKEFAVESQVRRRREEKLTCPICHEYFRERHHLSRHMTSHN